One Salmo trutta chromosome 12, fSalTru1.1, whole genome shotgun sequence genomic region harbors:
- the ccnb1 gene encoding G2/mitotic-specific cyclin-B1: MALPMTRSRLASSENQTTLPGKAVLGTKPTLRQRAALGEIGNVGVPRQTLKKNAKAEATKVVDRKTSTRSEKTQVVQQPKIVVFAPVQVLHEPMSPTPMETSGCAPNELCQAFSDVLLNIKDVDADDYDNPMLCSDYVKDIYKYLQKLEIDQAVKPKYLEGQEITGNMRAILIDWLVQVQIKFRLLQETMFMTVGIIDRFLQDNPVPKKQLQLVGVTAMFIASKYEEMYPPEIVDFAFVTDQAYTTAQIRDMEMKILRVLKFSFGRPLPLQFLRRASKIGEVTAEHHTLAKYFVELTMVDYEMVHFPPSQVASAAFALTLKVFNCGEWSSTLQHYMNYTEDSLVPAMQHIAKNVLKVNEGQTKHMTVKNKYSSQKQMRIATISQLKSSLIKDLAKQLAL; this comes from the exons ATGGCTCTCCCTATGACCAGA AGTCGCCTGGCTTCCTCAGAGAACCAAACTACTCTGCCGGGCAAGGCTGTTCTGGGAACCAAGCCTACATTGAGACAACGAGCTGCGCTCGGCGAAATCGGAAATGTTGGAGTCCCCAGACAGACTCTGAAAAAG AATGCAAAGGCAGAAGCCACAAAGGTGGTTGACAGGAAGACCAGCACACGGTCTGAAAAGACACAGGTGGTTCAACAACCAAAAATAGTAGTTTTTGCCCCTGTTCAG GTTTTGCATGAGCCAATGTCTCCCACACCAATGGAGACCTCTGGCTGTGCTCCCAACGAGCTGTGCCAGGCCTTCTCAGATGTCCTACTTAATATCAAGGATGTTGACGCTGATGACTACGACAATCCCATGCTCTGCAGTGACTATGTCAAGGACATCTACAAATATCTCCAGAAACTTGAG ATCGATCAGGCTGTCAAACCCAAATATCTGGAGGGACAGGAAATTACGGGCAACATGCGTGCTATCCTCATCGATTGGCTCGTCCAGGTCCAAATAAAGTTCCGACTGCTGCAGGAGACCATGTTCATGACTGTGGGAATCATTGATCGCTTCCTTCAG GATAACCCAGTGCCCAAAAAGCAGCTCCAGCTTGTTGGTGTGACAGCCATGTTCATTGCCTCCAAATACGAGGAGATGTACCCTCCGGAGATCGTAGACTTTGCCTTTGTTACCGACCAGGCCTACACCACTGCGCAGATCAGGGACATGGAGATGAAGATCCTAAGGGTGCTGAAGTTCAGCTTTGGCCGCCCTCTCCCCCTCCAGTTCCTCAGAAGGGCCTCAAAGATTGGCGAG GTGACTGCTGAGCACCACACCCTGGCAAAGTACTTTGTGGAGCTCACCATGGTCGATTACGAGATGGTGCACTTCCCTCCCTCGCAGGTGGCCAGTGCAGCCTTTGCCCTCACCCTGAAGGTCTTCAACTGCGGTGAATGG AGCTCTACACTACAGCATTACATGAACTACACAGAAGACAGCCTGGTCCCTGCCATGCAGCATATCGCTAAAAATGTTCTGAAGGTGAACGAGGGACAAACTAAGCATATG ACGGTTAAGAACAAGTACTCTAGTCAGAAGCAGATGAGAATTGCCACTATTTCACAGCTGAAGTCTTCGCTGATCAAGGACCTTGCAAAACAACTCGCCCTATGA
- the slc30a5 gene encoding proton-coupled zinc antiporter SLC30A5, translating to MDDKYSSNVLSSGQLGRVEVPNARLTRYIVLLLVSKVLKALGIFESYDLLKVVHIVQFIFILKLGCAVILVFFQKPFSSGKAISKRQWIKLLKHSVISCIISLLGFFGLTLCGPLRTLLLFEHSDVVVIALLSVLFTSSGGGPSKTRGAALFIIAVICLLLFDNDDLMAKMAEHPEGHHDSALTHALYTAIAFLGVADHKGGVVLLVVSLCLKIGFHTASRKLSVEIGGAKRLYALDNLVSSIVLLPWVIVLSATTESKVESWSALILPFGMIIFSVMILEFYVESICITKMEAPRCARYGSIFLFLSGLLLANFWTHPLTEQLRTMSKTPQQESTETEHVLSGGVLVSAVFFIMADSILSSPSKKGQKGTLVGYSPEGTPLYNFMGDALQHTSQSLPRFIKDSLKQILEEYDSRQIFYFLCLNLAFTFVELFYGVWTNSLGLISDGFHMLFDCSALVLGLFAALMTRWKATRIFSYGYGRVEILSGFINGLFLMVIAFFVFVESVTRLVDPPNINTDMLTPVSVGGLLVNLVGICAFSHAHSHGAAKSNCSSHDHGHSHGHGHSEHGHSHGGHGHGGNGHGQSSHGHSHGSSHGHSHGGGMNANMRGVFLHVLADTLGSVGVIISTILIRQFGWLIADPICSLFISTLIFLSVIPLLTDAAEVLLLRTPPEHEKDLNIALEKIEKVEGVLSYRDPHFWRHSASVIAGTIHLQLMSDVVEQRIIQQVTAILKDAGVNNLSVQVEKEAYFQHMSGLTTGFHDVLAMTQQMESMNYLKDGTCIM from the exons ATGGATGACAAATACAGCAGCAATGTACTTTCCAGTGGACAGCTTGGCAGGGTTGAAGTACCGAATGCCAG gCTAACCAGGTACATAGTGTTACTGCTTGTGTCCAAGGTGTTGAAGGCACTTGGGATCTTTGAATCATATGACCTCCTCAAAGTTGTCCATATTGTTCAGTTCATCTTCATACTAAAATTGGG GTGTGCAGTGATTTTGGTTTTCTTCCAAAAACCATTCTCTTCTGGGAAAGCAATTTCAAAGAGACAG TGGATCAAGCTTCTCAAACATTCGGTCATCAGCTGCATCATTTCCCTCCTGGGTTTCTTTGGTCTCACTCTCTGTGGACCTTTAAG GACGTTGTTACTGTTTGAGCACAGCGATGTGGTGGTCATCGCACTCCTCAGTGTTCTATTCACAAGCTCAGGAGGTGGCCCCTCCAAG ACCAGAGGTGCTGCTCTCTTCATTATCGCAGTCATCTGTCTCCTTCTCTTTGACAATGATGACCTCATGGCAAAGATGGCGGAACATC CTGAAGGACACCATGACAGTGCCCTCACTCATGCTCTCTATACTGCTATTGCATTCTTGGGGGTAGCAGATCACAAG ggtgggGTTGTGTTGCTGGTGGTGTCTCTCTGCCTGAAGATTGGCTTCCACACAGCTTCCAGGAAGTTGTCTGTGGAGATCGGGGGAGCCAAACGCCTCTACGCCCTGGATAACCTGGTCTCCTCCATAGTCCTGCTGCCCTGGGTCATAGTGCTCTCAGCCACCACAGAG AGCAAGGTAGAGTCATGGTCGGCTCTAATCCTTCCATTTGGGATGATCATCTTCTCTGTGATGATCCTGGAGTTCTATGTAGAGTCCATCTGCATCACCAAGATGGAGGCTCCCAGGTGTGCCCGCTACGGctccatctttctcttcctcagcGGGCTGCTGCTGGCCAACTTCTGGACTCACCCGCTGACGGAACAGCTCCGGACCATGAGCAAGACCCCCCAGCAAGAGAGCACAGAGACGGAGCACGTGCTCTCTGGGGGGGTGCTGGTCAGTGCAGTCTTCTTCATCATGG CGGACAGCATCTTGTCGTCACCATCGAAGAAGGGTCAGAAGGGGACCTTGGTGGGGTATTCCCCCGAGGGAACGCCTCTGTATAACTTCATGGGGGACGCCCTGCAGCACACGTCCCAGTCTCTGCCCCGCTTCATCAAAGACTCCCTCAAACAGATCCTGGAGGAGTATGATTCCAGACAGATCTTCTACTTCCTCTGTCTCAATCTG GCTTTCACGTTTGTGGAGCTCTTCTACGGTGTGTGGACCAACAGCCTGGGCCTGATCTCTGATGGCTTCCACATGTTGTTTGACTGCTCTGCTCTAGTGCTGGGCCTCTTCGCAGCTCTCATGACACGCTGGAAAGCAACCAGGATATTCTCTTATGG ATATGGCCGAGTTGAAATTCTCTCTGGATTCATCAATGGCTTGTTCCTCATGGTCATAGCTTTCTTTGTCTTTGTGGAGTCGGTCACACGACTCGTAGACCCTCCCAACATTAACACAGACATGTTGACA CCTGTGTCAGTTGGAGGGCTCCTCGTCAACCTAGTGGGTATCTGTGCCTTCAGCCACGCCCACTCCCACGGTGCCGCTAAAAGCAACTGTTCATCACATGATCATGGCCACTCCCACGGGCATGGGCACAGCGAGCACGGGCACTCTCATGGGGGACATGGGCACGGTGGAAACGGGCATGGGCAGAGCAGTCATGGACACAGTCATGGAAGCAGCCATGGCCACTCCCATGGCGGGGGCATGAATGCCAATATGAGAG GTGTCTTTCTGCACGTGCTGGCTGACACCCTGGGCAGTGTTGGTGTGATCATCTCCACAATCCTCATTCGTCAGTTTGGCTGGTTGATCGCTGACCCCATCTGTTCCCTCTTCATCTCCACCCTCATCTTCCTCAGTGTCATTCCGCTGCTGACAGATGCAGCCGAGGTCCTCCTCTTGAGGACGCCTCCTGAACATGAGAAGGACCTCAACATCGCCCTGGAAAAG ATTGAGAAAGTAGAAGGTGTGCTGTCTTACCGCGACCCTCACTTTTGGAGACACTCAGCCAGTGTCATCGCAGGAACGATTCACCTGCAGCTGATGTCAGACGTTGTAGAGCAGAGGATCATACAGCAG GTGACTGCTATTCTGAAAGATGCCGGGGTCAATAATCTATCTGTCCAGGTGGAGAAGGAGGCCTATTTCCAGCACATGTCTGGCCTCACTACTGGATTCCATGATGTTCTGGCAATGACACAACAAATGGAGTCCATGAATTATCTGAAAGATGGAACATGTATCATGTAA